One Gemmatimonadaceae bacterium DNA window includes the following coding sequences:
- the miaB gene encoding tRNA (N6-isopentenyl adenosine(37)-C2)-methylthiotransferase MiaB gives MKPTVESTVYIETYGCQMNVSDSELMLGKLAASGYRPVDVPETADVILVNTCAIREHAEQRVIGRLGEMKSRMKRGAVLGVTGCMAQRLGPQILQRASHVSLVIGPDGYRALPLLIENARRGARTSSTDFDLEEHYEDFSARRFDSVKAWIPVQRGCDYRCTYCIVPTTRGPERSRRLEDVVRETKTVVAEGMTEVVLLGQTVNSYNDGRYDFADLLRAVGAVGGLRRLRFTSPHPNDFSDRVVAAMADTDAVCEHVHLPMQSGSSVVLKRMLRRYTREKYLECVARLRAAIPGLALTTDVIVGFPGETDDDFEATLSAVREVGFEDAFTFKFSLREGTPATRFPPSETVPDEVAGERLARLIDTVRSGVRDRNLRQLGQRREVLIEKEARRGGLLQARTRDFKTVIIPGEPSMIGSYATVELTGTTGSTFTGVPVRERAPLPMAV, from the coding sequence ATGAAGCCGACGGTCGAATCCACCGTTTACATCGAGACCTACGGGTGCCAGATGAATGTCAGCGACTCCGAGCTCATGCTTGGAAAGCTCGCTGCGTCCGGTTATCGGCCGGTGGATGTACCTGAGACCGCCGACGTCATTCTCGTCAACACTTGCGCCATCCGCGAGCACGCCGAGCAGCGTGTGATTGGCAGGCTTGGCGAGATGAAGAGCAGGATGAAGCGCGGGGCCGTGCTCGGCGTAACCGGATGCATGGCTCAACGGCTTGGCCCGCAGATCCTCCAGCGAGCGAGCCATGTGAGCCTGGTCATCGGCCCCGATGGTTATCGCGCGCTGCCCCTGCTTATCGAGAACGCGCGACGGGGTGCGCGTACGAGCTCTACGGACTTCGATCTCGAAGAGCACTACGAGGATTTCTCCGCGCGCCGCTTTGATAGCGTGAAGGCGTGGATTCCGGTCCAGCGCGGGTGCGATTACCGGTGCACCTACTGCATTGTACCGACGACTCGCGGTCCGGAGCGAAGTCGCAGACTCGAAGATGTGGTGCGCGAGACGAAGACCGTGGTCGCCGAAGGCATGACGGAGGTTGTTCTCCTCGGTCAGACCGTGAACTCGTACAACGACGGCAGGTACGATTTCGCCGATCTGCTGCGTGCGGTCGGCGCGGTCGGTGGCCTGAGACGACTTCGCTTCACCAGTCCTCACCCCAATGATTTCAGCGACCGCGTGGTGGCCGCGATGGCTGACACCGATGCGGTGTGCGAGCACGTTCATCTCCCGATGCAATCCGGCTCCTCGGTGGTGCTGAAGCGGATGCTCCGTCGCTATACGCGGGAGAAATACCTCGAGTGTGTCGCGCGTCTGCGCGCTGCCATTCCCGGTCTGGCTCTGACGACGGATGTGATCGTCGGATTCCCGGGCGAAACGGACGACGACTTCGAGGCAACGCTGAGCGCGGTGCGCGAAGTGGGGTTTGAGGATGCCTTCACGTTCAAGTTCTCTCTGCGCGAGGGTACTCCGGCAACGCGTTTTCCTCCCAGCGAGACTGTACCGGATGAAGTTGCCGGCGAGCGACTCGCCCGCCTTATCGACACGGTCCGGTCCGGAGTCAGGGATCGAAATCTCCGCCAGCTCGGGCAGCGGCGCGAAGTGCTGATCGAAAAGGAAGCGCGGCGCGGAGGGTTGCTGCAGGCCCGGACGCGCGATTTCAAGACCGTCATAATACCCGGCGAGCCGAGCATGATC
- a CDS encoding MiaB/RimO family radical SAM methylthiotransferase, producing the protein MRFLLRTYGCRANQYDSEAVRAMLLSAGAGEVDDAEDADIAIFNSCSVTAAAEAELRKGVRRAARSNPSLRTVVMGCAPGLSIRDERIAPLRTLPTVSDTVAGANLNMIAATLGLRNAPSPSGARTQTGARALLRIQDGCDEHCTFCATTLARGSNRSRSLHELVAEAQLLAESHPEIVLTGIHIGSYGTDTGSSLSLLVEALIKAIPLVRFRLSSLEATEVDDRLLELLADPARLAPYLHAPLQSGSDRVLRRMGRHWYTARTYEARIERIVGSRRVFGLGADVICGFPGEAEEDHHQTRALIERLPFTSLHVFPYSARPGAAASRLRGEVASTDIDRRCSELRELSRHKSADYRNLRADGTADVVAISAQDGLTEDHLSVAIASPGIRRRDRFAAKLFVRNATLTATTTGSLEA; encoded by the coding sequence ATGAGGTTTCTGCTGCGAACATACGGCTGCCGCGCCAATCAGTACGACAGCGAGGCAGTTCGTGCGATGCTGCTTTCAGCCGGAGCTGGCGAAGTCGACGACGCCGAAGACGCGGACATAGCGATCTTCAACAGCTGCTCCGTTACGGCCGCAGCCGAGGCTGAGCTTCGGAAAGGAGTTCGGCGGGCTGCGCGCTCCAACCCTTCGCTGCGCACCGTCGTGATGGGATGTGCACCGGGGCTGTCGATTCGCGACGAGCGCATCGCGCCTCTCCGCACTCTCCCGACAGTATCGGATACGGTCGCCGGCGCAAATCTAAACATGATTGCAGCGACACTCGGCTTGCGAAACGCGCCATCGCCGAGTGGCGCGCGGACGCAGACGGGGGCGCGTGCGCTCCTCCGGATACAGGACGGGTGCGACGAGCATTGCACGTTCTGCGCGACGACGCTTGCACGAGGTTCCAACCGTTCGCGTTCGCTGCACGAGCTCGTGGCTGAGGCACAGCTTCTCGCCGAGTCCCATCCTGAGATAGTTCTGACTGGAATTCACATCGGCTCGTACGGGACAGACACAGGAAGCTCACTCTCTCTCCTCGTCGAGGCGCTCATCAAGGCTATCCCGCTAGTTCGATTCCGATTGTCTTCGCTCGAGGCAACTGAAGTCGACGACCGTCTTCTCGAGCTCCTGGCCGATCCTGCCCGATTGGCGCCCTACCTCCACGCGCCGCTGCAATCGGGGTCTGATCGCGTGCTCAGGCGAATGGGCCGCCATTGGTATACAGCGAGGACGTACGAAGCCCGCATCGAGCGCATCGTCGGCTCGCGACGTGTCTTCGGGCTGGGCGCCGATGTGATCTGCGGGTTTCCCGGAGAAGCCGAAGAAGACCATCATCAGACTCGCGCACTCATCGAGCGGCTCCCATTCACCTCCTTGCACGTCTTCCCCTACTCGGCTCGTCCGGGCGCGGCGGCGTCACGGCTCCGAGGGGAGGTTGCATCGACCGACATCGATCGCAGGTGCTCGGAATTACGTGAGCTCAGCAGGCATAAGTCCGCTGATTACAGGAACTTGCGGGCGGACGGTACGGCCGATGTCGTGGCCATTTCCGCACAGGATGGACTGACCGAGGATCATCTCTCGGTCGCAATAGCAAGCCCTGGAATACGCAGGCGCGATCGGTTTGCCGCGAAACTCTTCGTCAGAAACGCGACGCTTACTGCCACGACCACTGGTAGTTTGGAAGCATGA
- a CDS encoding ATP-binding protein: protein MTEPGAGSSPLILVADDVPANVELLFDQLNTLGYRTIAAEDGPSALAACFEHSPDLCILDVSMPAGDLGVDTRSTGFEVCRRIKRDSRTARIPVIFVTALNDTGDRVKGIEAGGDDFLTKPHNRLVLGARVRSLLKLKAATDALENSYRKLRELEKVRDDLMKMIVHDLKSPLTAVLATLEMLGDGDFGALSDSQRQAIGAAEEKSEDLLALIEDILEVARIEEAAISLSYTQIAPAALLAELLHEWSHRFLQEGTKASLSVDDDTPVFEADKALLKRVFWNLIQNAVTHSSSAITLSLSARKTRDGVLFAVTDNGPGIPPEYHEVIFRKFGQVAGSQAPRVRSSGLGLTFCKLVVDLHGGMIWVMSREGEGSSFYVQLPLRPAGRPDSAASDMISSERPAVTAASSSA, encoded by the coding sequence ATGACCGAGCCGGGCGCAGGTTCCTCGCCACTGATCCTCGTGGCCGATGACGTTCCGGCAAACGTAGAGCTCCTGTTCGACCAGCTCAACACGCTCGGGTATCGCACGATCGCAGCGGAGGATGGTCCCTCCGCGCTCGCCGCATGCTTCGAGCACAGCCCTGATCTGTGCATTCTCGACGTGTCGATGCCGGCCGGCGATCTTGGCGTCGACACACGGTCAACCGGCTTCGAGGTTTGCCGGCGCATCAAGCGCGACTCCAGGACAGCGCGTATTCCGGTGATATTCGTCACTGCTCTCAACGACACTGGTGACCGTGTAAAGGGGATCGAGGCGGGCGGCGACGATTTCCTCACCAAGCCTCACAATCGTCTCGTACTCGGCGCGCGCGTCCGCAGCCTGCTCAAGCTGAAGGCCGCTACCGATGCGCTCGAGAACAGCTATCGCAAGCTGCGCGAGCTCGAGAAAGTGCGCGACGATCTCATGAAGATGATCGTGCATGATCTGAAGAGCCCGCTTACCGCGGTTCTGGCGACGCTGGAGATGCTGGGTGACGGCGATTTCGGGGCTCTGAGCGATTCGCAGCGACAGGCGATTGGCGCCGCCGAGGAGAAATCCGAGGACCTGCTCGCTCTGATCGAGGACATACTCGAAGTCGCGCGAATCGAAGAGGCCGCGATCAGTCTGAGCTACACACAGATTGCACCGGCGGCGCTGCTCGCCGAGCTGCTGCATGAGTGGAGTCACCGCTTCCTGCAGGAAGGCACGAAGGCGTCGCTCAGCGTGGACGACGACACGCCGGTGTTCGAGGCCGACAAGGCGTTATTGAAGCGCGTGTTCTGGAATCTCATTCAGAATGCTGTCACGCATTCATCGAGTGCGATCACGCTGTCACTGAGCGCACGGAAGACGCGCGACGGCGTCCTGTTCGCCGTGACCGATAACGGCCCCGGAATTCCGCCCGAGTACCATGAGGTGATCTTCAGAAAATTCGGGCAGGTGGCGGGCTCGCAAGCGCCACGAGTCCGGAGCTCCGGACTGGGACTGACTTTTTGCAAGCTGGTTGTCGACCTGCACGGCGGAATGATCTGGGTGATGAGTCGAGAGGGGGAGGGAAGCTCGTTTTATGTCCAGCTTCCACTGCGGCCTGCAGGACGCCCCGACTCGGCAGCGAGCGACATGATCAGCTCTGAGCGCCCGGCCGTCACGGCCGCTTCGTCGTCCGCATGA
- a CDS encoding cytidine deaminase: MSDSGTSGDRLRDAAFAAMENAYAPYSRFRVGAAILASSGEIVAGCNVENAAYGEALCAERVAVAAAVAQGLTKFEEIAIASESDEPSPPCGSCRQTMSEFAPDLLIRSYARNGKLATWHLAELLPEAFDMNHLRGRP; this comes from the coding sequence GTGAGCGACAGCGGTACGAGCGGCGACCGGCTGCGAGACGCAGCCTTCGCCGCGATGGAGAACGCTTACGCGCCGTATTCGCGCTTTCGCGTCGGCGCCGCGATCCTGGCGTCGAGCGGCGAAATCGTGGCCGGATGCAACGTCGAGAACGCCGCATACGGCGAGGCGCTGTGCGCAGAGCGAGTGGCGGTGGCCGCGGCCGTCGCACAGGGCCTCACGAAATTCGAGGAGATTGCCATCGCGAGTGAGTCGGACGAGCCATCACCACCGTGCGGGTCATGCAGGCAGACAATGAGCGAGTTCGCTCCTGACTTGCTCATCCGCAGTTATGCGCGCAACGGCAAGCTGGCAACCTGGCATCTGGCGGAGCTGCTTCCCGAGGCGTTCGACATGAACCATTTACGTGGAAGGCCGTAG
- a CDS encoding phosphopentomutase yields MSESRVSAARPVGRNDSMKRAAIIVLDGVGIGDAPDAADYGDAGSDTLGHIATALGGLDLPSLAACGLGNMAIIDGVEPTDHALGAWGRMNPASAGKDSTAGHWEIAGVHITRPFPTYPDGFPAEVLAHFSEITGRGILGNQVASGTEIIDALGAEHMRTGDWIVYTSADSVFQIAAHEEIVPLEELYRASENARRILVSPHDVSRVIARPFLGVPGFFERTPNRRDFSIDPPEETLLDALAAAGIARAGVGKIDDLFARRSIVSRHTSSNAEGIDAIRAWLRGDDSGLLFANLVDFDQLYGHRNDAEGFYQALREFDRALPSLISPLKEDDLLFITADHGNDPTTPSTDHARERVPLLAIGPVVRPTDLGIRGTFSDLGATVGEWLGVSYRGAGSSFLSELRAW; encoded by the coding sequence ATGAGTGAATCGCGCGTCTCGGCTGCGCGGCCGGTGGGGCGGAACGACTCGATGAAGCGCGCGGCGATCATCGTGCTGGACGGCGTCGGAATCGGTGATGCACCCGACGCCGCCGACTACGGCGACGCGGGCAGCGACACGCTCGGCCACATCGCCACCGCGCTTGGTGGTCTCGACCTGCCGAGTCTCGCCGCATGCGGGCTGGGCAACATGGCGATCATCGACGGCGTAGAGCCGACAGATCACGCGCTCGGTGCCTGGGGACGAATGAACCCCGCTTCGGCGGGCAAGGACAGCACCGCCGGCCACTGGGAGATCGCGGGAGTTCACATAACGCGACCGTTCCCCACATATCCGGACGGATTTCCCGCCGAGGTTCTGGCGCATTTTTCCGAAATCACCGGGCGTGGAATACTGGGCAACCAGGTTGCGAGCGGGACGGAGATCATCGACGCTCTTGGCGCAGAGCACATGCGGACCGGGGACTGGATCGTCTACACTTCGGCCGATTCCGTTTTTCAGATTGCGGCTCACGAGGAGATCGTGCCGCTCGAGGAGCTGTATCGAGCGTCGGAAAACGCTCGCAGGATTCTCGTTTCACCGCACGACGTCTCGCGCGTGATCGCTCGTCCGTTCCTGGGCGTCCCGGGATTTTTCGAGCGGACCCCGAACCGCCGCGACTTCTCGATCGATCCGCCGGAAGAGACCCTTCTGGATGCACTGGCCGCGGCCGGAATAGCCCGCGCGGGAGTCGGCAAGATCGACGATCTCTTTGCGCGACGTTCGATCGTGTCACGGCACACCTCGTCGAACGCGGAAGGAATCGACGCCATTCGCGCGTGGCTCAGGGGGGACGATAGTGGGCTCCTGTTTGCCAACCTAGTAGATTTCGACCAGCTGTACGGGCACCGAAACGATGCTGAGGGGTTCTATCAGGCGCTCCGCGAGTTCGACCGCGCACTGCCCTCGCTCATCTCCCCACTCAAAGAGGACGACCTGCTTTTCATCACCGCTGACCACGGCAACGACCCGACGACCCCATCGACCGACCACGCGCGCGAAAGAGTTCCTCTGCTAGCCATCGGGCCAGTGGTCCGGCCCACCGACCTCGGCATCCGCGGAACCTTTTCAGATCTGGGCGCAACTGTCGGGGAGTGGCTTGGTGTCTCATATCGGGGGGCGGGAAGCTCGTTTCTCTCCGAGCTGCGCGCGTGGTGA
- the alr gene encoding alanine racemase, which yields MIHRPDRAWMDVDVGAIVRNARTAQSRAGVPLIPMIKADAYGLGAEPVAKALEALDPYAYGIATIAEGRALRRAGITRPLIVFTPLLTDEYAAARQLALTPTLGTADEIEKWCQEGDRSEWHLSIDTGMSRAGVQWRETGSLRAIVERHPPAGAFTHFHSAELDDGSMAKQEQRFREAIATLPARPACLHTDASAAIVRHGRSEWDAVRPGIYLYGVGSAAGPALDPEPVVHVRARIVETRWIEPGDTVSYDATYEALSRRRIATIPMGYADGYPRSLSNRGWAVTPDGTLPVVGLVTMDMIMLDVTDSECQAGDEVTLIGSAGSGPHIGIGELGGLAEMSYYELMTGLGSRLDRYYIDE from the coding sequence ATGATCCACAGACCAGACCGCGCGTGGATGGACGTCGACGTCGGAGCGATTGTGCGCAACGCGCGCACAGCCCAATCTCGCGCGGGCGTCCCGCTCATACCTATGATCAAAGCCGACGCTTACGGACTTGGCGCCGAGCCTGTGGCCAAAGCGCTGGAGGCACTCGATCCGTATGCGTACGGCATCGCCACGATCGCCGAAGGGCGAGCGCTCAGGCGGGCGGGAATCACGCGGCCACTCATTGTGTTTACACCGCTGCTCACGGACGAATACGCTGCAGCACGCCAGCTCGCGCTGACACCGACACTGGGGACCGCGGATGAGATCGAGAAATGGTGCCAGGAGGGAGATCGCAGCGAGTGGCACCTCTCGATCGATACAGGCATGTCTCGCGCGGGAGTTCAATGGCGCGAAACAGGTTCGCTTCGCGCGATCGTCGAGCGACATCCACCGGCCGGGGCGTTCACGCACTTCCATTCGGCCGAGCTCGATGACGGCTCGATGGCGAAGCAGGAGCAGCGCTTTCGCGAAGCGATCGCCACTCTCCCGGCGCGGCCCGCGTGCCTGCATACGGACGCGAGCGCCGCAATCGTCAGACACGGACGCTCGGAATGGGACGCTGTTCGGCCGGGCATCTACCTGTACGGTGTGGGGAGCGCCGCAGGGCCGGCGCTCGATCCGGAGCCGGTTGTGCACGTTCGCGCGCGAATCGTCGAGACGCGCTGGATAGAGCCAGGTGACACCGTGAGCTACGACGCGACTTATGAGGCACTGTCACGACGGAGGATTGCGACGATCCCGATGGGTTATGCGGACGGATATCCGCGATCGCTCAGCAATCGTGGATGGGCCGTCACGCCGGATGGCACGCTGCCAGTAGTCGGATTGGTGACGATGGACATGATCATGCTCGACGTTACCGATTCCGAGTGTCAGGCGGGCGACGAGGTCACTCTGATCGGGTCTGCTGGCAGCGGCCCGCACATTGGCATCGGTGAGCTCGGCGGTCTGGCGGAGATGTCCTACTATGAGCTCATGACCGGCCTCGGGTCGCGGCTCGACCGCTACTACATCGATGAGTGA
- the mazG gene encoding nucleoside triphosphate pyrophosphohydrolase, with product MHDKVTLNDALELMRDLRRRCEWDAAQTHESLRPYLIEEAHELDEAIRNGSSTLMKEELGDLLLQVLFHSVIAEERGEFGANEVAHALITKMRGRHPHLFDGEGARETWERMKAKKRESIADGLPASLPPLHRAHRLQDRAAGLGFDWPDVSGPAAKVEEELSEVREQLEGRPALAAGAAPTLDPDHALLEAELGDLLFACVNLCRKAGVHASLALDRANSKFEQRFRNIEAMCRERGIEIGEAGLEQLDALWEETKSAE from the coding sequence ATGCACGACAAGGTCACACTCAACGATGCCCTCGAGCTGATGCGCGATCTCCGGCGCCGATGCGAATGGGACGCGGCGCAGACTCACGAGTCGCTGCGACCGTATCTGATCGAAGAAGCGCACGAGCTCGACGAAGCGATCAGGAACGGCAGCTCGACATTGATGAAGGAAGAGCTCGGGGACCTGCTCCTGCAGGTTCTGTTTCATTCTGTAATCGCGGAAGAGCGCGGCGAATTCGGCGCGAACGAGGTCGCCCACGCGCTGATCACCAAGATGCGCGGCCGTCACCCGCATCTGTTCGACGGCGAAGGCGCGCGTGAGACGTGGGAGCGCATGAAGGCGAAGAAGCGCGAGTCGATTGCCGACGGTTTGCCTGCGTCGCTGCCACCATTGCACCGCGCGCACAGGCTGCAGGACAGGGCGGCGGGGCTGGGCTTCGACTGGCCGGATGTCAGCGGTCCGGCAGCCAAAGTGGAAGAGGAGCTTTCCGAAGTCCGCGAGCAGCTTGAAGGGCGCCCCGCGCTGGCTGCGGGTGCGGCGCCAACGCTAGATCCCGATCATGCCCTTCTTGAAGCCGAGCTCGGCGATCTGTTGTTCGCGTGCGTGAATCTTTGCCGGAAGGCCGGTGTCCACGCGTCGCTGGCGCTCGATCGCGCGAACTCGAAGTTCGAGCAGCGCTTCAGGAATATCGAGGCGATGTGCCGCGAGCGCGGCATCGAGATTGGCGAAGCGGGCCTCGAGCAGCTCGACGCGCTATGGGAAGAAACGAAAAGCGCCGAGTGA